In the Longimicrobium terrae genome, one interval contains:
- a CDS encoding thiamine phosphate synthase: MSGGPGALPFRLLAIGGRAQATPAAVRRLLESASSAAVLLREPGISPADLVVWAEEILPLCRAAGALLLVHADAEAARVSGADGVHLPERGDVAAARAILGPAALIGASRHDAAGIHAAAAAGADYATFSPIFPVDGKGPPLGLAVLAEVCAAAPIPVVALGGVTPALAPACLRAGACAVAAIRAAWGGGC, encoded by the coding sequence GTGAGCGGCGGGCCGGGCGCGCTGCCGTTCCGTCTGCTGGCGATCGGCGGCCGCGCGCAGGCCACCCCCGCCGCGGTCCGCCGCCTTCTCGAATCCGCCAGCTCCGCGGCCGTCCTGCTCCGCGAGCCGGGCATCTCGCCCGCCGATCTGGTTGTCTGGGCGGAGGAGATTCTTCCCCTCTGCCGCGCGGCGGGTGCGCTCCTCCTCGTCCATGCGGATGCGGAGGCCGCGCGCGTGTCCGGCGCCGACGGCGTGCACCTTCCCGAGCGCGGCGACGTCGCGGCCGCCCGCGCGATTCTGGGCCCCGCCGCGCTGATCGGCGCCTCGCGCCACGACGCGGCCGGGATCCACGCCGCGGCGGCCGCCGGTGCGGACTACGCCACGTTTTCCCCCATCTTTCCGGTCGACGGAAAAGGCCCGCCGCTGGGCCTCGCCGTGCTGGCCGAGGTCTGCGCCGCCGCGCCGATCCCCGTCGTCGCGCTGGGCGGCGTCACGCCCGCGCTCGCCCCCGCCTGCCTCCGCGCCGGAGCCTGTGCCGTCGCCGCCATCCGCGCGGCGTGGGGCGGGGGATGCTGA
- a CDS encoding winged helix-turn-helix transcriptional regulator, which yields MTADQATTHGKVPVEREERDACLGADGSVAHVTRVLRMISGRWKLPILFRLFAEPSMRSSQFLRDIPDISQKMLTQQLRALENDGIVARRDFGEQPPRVEYELTDSGRSLMPVLMSVREFSRRHPGGR from the coding sequence ATGACGGCGGATCAGGCAACTACGCACGGAAAGGTGCCTGTGGAACGCGAGGAGAGAGATGCCTGTCTGGGCGCGGACGGATCGGTCGCGCACGTGACTCGGGTGCTGCGCATGATCAGCGGACGGTGGAAGCTGCCGATCCTGTTCCGCCTGTTCGCGGAGCCGTCGATGCGGAGTTCGCAGTTCCTGCGGGACATTCCCGACATCTCGCAGAAGATGCTTACGCAGCAGCTGCGGGCGTTGGAGAACGACGGGATTGTCGCCCGCCGCGACTTCGGGGAGCAGCCGCCGCGGGTGGAGTACGAGCTGACGGATTCAGGGCGCAGCCTGATGCCGGTGCTGATGTCGGTGAGGGAGTTCTCACGGCGGCATCCTGGAGGACGCTGA
- a CDS encoding SDR family NAD(P)-dependent oxidoreductase, whose protein sequence is MDLKLDGKVALVTGSSKGIGEGVARGLARQGAIVIIHGRDRTRTEAVAHDIVAQGGRAHAVTGDLTNDDDVRRLVDEARSFARTIGILINNAGGSGETEDWATTRPGTWAAGYDRNVLAAVRVTSLLLPGMREAKWGRIVNISSLAALMPPARRPDYAAAKAAMIAMTASLAKAVAMDGITANTVSPGTIHSISLDQAFRDAAVTRGISADAPWAEIEQAVLPVFAHVPMGRVGTLEEIADAIAFLVSPRAGYITGANLRLDGGMWPGL, encoded by the coding sequence GTGGATCTGAAACTGGATGGAAAAGTTGCATTGGTCACGGGCAGCAGCAAAGGGATCGGCGAAGGGGTGGCCCGGGGACTTGCCCGCCAGGGCGCCATCGTCATCATCCACGGACGCGACCGGACCCGGACCGAGGCAGTGGCGCACGACATCGTCGCCCAGGGCGGACGCGCGCACGCGGTCACCGGCGATCTGACGAACGACGACGACGTGCGGCGCCTCGTGGATGAAGCGCGGTCTTTCGCCAGGACCATCGGCATCCTGATCAACAACGCGGGCGGGTCCGGCGAGACGGAGGACTGGGCCACGACGCGCCCCGGGACCTGGGCGGCCGGGTACGACCGCAACGTGCTCGCGGCGGTCAGGGTCACGTCGCTCCTCCTCCCCGGCATGCGGGAGGCGAAGTGGGGAAGGATCGTCAACATCTCCAGCCTCGCGGCGCTGATGCCGCCCGCCAGGCGCCCGGACTACGCCGCGGCCAAGGCGGCGATGATCGCCATGACCGCCTCTCTTGCCAAGGCCGTGGCGATGGATGGGATTACGGCGAACACGGTTTCTCCGGGAACGATCCACAGCATCAGCCTCGACCAGGCCTTTCGGGACGCGGCTGTCACTCGGGGGATTTCGGCGGATGCACCGTGGGCCGAGATCGAGCAGGCGGTGCTCCCGGTGTTTGCGCACGTTCCCATGGGCCGGGTGGGAACGCTGGAAGAGATCGCCGACGCGATCGCCTTTCTCGTCAGTCCCCGGGCCGGCTACATCACGGGTGCCAACCTGAGGCTCGATGGCGGGATGTGGCCCGGGCTCTAG
- a CDS encoding thiazole synthase: MSVAEPWLLAGRAFTSRLLLGTSRYPDAATLLEAIDASGAEIVTVSIRRMRLQGGTGESILELIPRDRLALLPNTAGCMTAKDAVLTAHLAREALETDWIKLEVIGDDRTLFPDVEQTLRAASELVRDGFQVFAYTNDDPVACRKLADLGVAAVMPLGAPIGSGAGLRNPYNLRIIRELVQDAPVIVDAGIGTASDAARAMELGMDGVLLNTAVAEAQRPAQMARAMRLAIEAGMLARDAGRIPERLYAQASSPTEGLIGT; encoded by the coding sequence GTGAGCGTGGCCGAACCCTGGCTTCTGGCCGGGCGCGCATTCACTTCGCGCCTGCTGCTGGGCACCTCGCGCTATCCCGACGCCGCCACGCTCCTGGAGGCGATCGATGCGTCCGGCGCGGAAATCGTCACCGTCAGCATCCGCCGCATGCGGCTGCAGGGCGGCACCGGCGAAAGCATTCTGGAACTCATCCCCCGCGACCGCCTGGCGCTGCTCCCCAACACCGCGGGGTGCATGACGGCAAAGGATGCGGTGCTGACCGCGCACCTGGCCCGCGAGGCGCTGGAGACGGACTGGATCAAGCTGGAGGTCATCGGCGACGACCGCACGCTTTTTCCCGACGTGGAGCAGACGCTGCGCGCCGCGTCGGAGCTTGTCCGTGACGGCTTTCAGGTGTTCGCGTACACCAATGACGACCCGGTCGCCTGCCGCAAGCTGGCGGATCTGGGGGTGGCCGCCGTCATGCCGCTGGGTGCGCCCATCGGCAGCGGGGCGGGGCTGCGCAATCCGTACAACCTGCGCATCATCCGCGAACTGGTGCAGGACGCGCCGGTGATCGTGGATGCGGGGATCGGCACGGCCAGCGACGCCGCGCGCGCCATGGAGTTGGGGATGGACGGCGTGCTGCTGAACACCGCCGTGGCGGAGGCGCAGCGTCCCGCGCAGATGGCGCGCGCGATGCGCCTGGCGATCGAGGCGGGGATGCTGGCGCGCGACGCCGGCCGCATTCCCGAGCGGCTGTACGCGCAGGCCTCGTCGCCCACCGAGGGACTGATCGGCACGTGA
- the hsdR gene encoding type I restriction-modification system endonuclease: MKSNSPNFAFLNVHDPLLATLGSLAELYAVDDPNTALLKLRQFGEALLQRTALEGGVPAGAGTTQFGLINLLAGDGLLPRDVADQFHALRQIGNDAVHAFQGDLGQAVHMLKVARELGVWFHRTFKDAQFSPGAFVRPQRPGDQAAELRDQVDQLRREVDEQRRRVEEAGFAAELEAELRREAENRAQSSTSDRDAALELAAELEGLLADERARLAAELAAAAAAPAPADEATEAWRNRARAAASLMSMGEAETRERIDQQLRDAGWEADTRVLRYGAGTRPERGRSIAIAEWPTASGPADYVLFDGLVAVAAVEAKRAGVNVPGALEQAARYSRDYSPGAHAQPAGGPWDGHHIPFLFAANGRGYLAQVQERSGVWFRDARRRTNHPRALAGWYSPEGLRNLLAQDVAAAEEALRATDPHGPDLREYQVQAIQAVEAALLRGERRVMVAMATGTGKTRVAVILLHRLLESGLFRRVLFLVDRNTLGEQAHGVFSSVTVEGTYTFTSAHEVARVDRPADEDTVVDIATVQGMVKRVLYADGGAPPVDAYDCVIVDECHRGYTLDREMSAAELLFRSEDDYISKYRRLIEYFDAVKIGLTATPAQHSTEIFGRPVFQYSYRQAVVDGYLVDHRPPTRIVTVLAEDGITWERGEAVQALDPSTQEIEVFEAPDEIRMDVEKFNSRVVVEDFNRVVCDELARHIDPAAPGKTLVFCVNDAHADLVVRLLRSAFAERYGDVPYDAVAKITGAAENPSQLVRRFRNEQQPVVAVTVDLLTTGIDVPKIVNLVFLRRVRSRILYEQMLGRATRLMKDLDGHGLVKESFTIYDAVDLYASLQAYTDMKPVLPNPSIGFEQLAAELAELADDDLRAAVRDQIVAKLRRGGARLQGSHGDDVEALTGLDIRHLADHLAGLAPAEAAGFMAAHPGLPGLLDEFRAGGGTRLLVSDHRDEVRRVEHGYGNGQRPADFLESFAEYLRTHLNEIPALTVVLQRPRDLTRQQLKELALELGLRGFTEANLRTAWQDATNQDIAATIIGYVRQAALREPLVPYEERVGRALRKILSSRAWLAPQRQWLERIGRQMVLETVVDRAALDSGLFLEQGGGFDRINRFFFDGQLEEVRAELHDEVWRASA, from the coding sequence ATGAAGTCCAATTCTCCGAATTTCGCGTTTCTGAACGTCCACGATCCGCTGCTTGCCACGCTGGGCTCGCTGGCGGAACTCTACGCCGTCGACGATCCCAACACCGCGCTGCTCAAACTTCGCCAGTTCGGCGAGGCCCTGCTTCAGCGGACCGCGTTGGAAGGCGGTGTTCCCGCGGGCGCGGGCACGACGCAGTTCGGGTTGATCAACCTGCTGGCGGGCGACGGTCTTCTGCCCCGGGACGTGGCCGACCAGTTTCACGCCCTGCGGCAGATAGGGAACGACGCCGTCCACGCGTTCCAGGGCGATCTGGGCCAGGCGGTCCACATGCTCAAGGTGGCCCGCGAACTGGGCGTCTGGTTTCACCGCACGTTCAAGGATGCACAGTTCAGCCCTGGCGCGTTCGTGCGGCCCCAGCGGCCGGGCGATCAGGCCGCGGAACTGCGGGACCAGGTTGATCAGCTGCGCCGCGAGGTCGATGAACAGCGCCGCCGCGTGGAAGAAGCGGGGTTCGCGGCGGAACTGGAGGCCGAACTGCGGCGCGAAGCGGAGAACCGCGCTCAGTCGTCGACATCCGACCGCGACGCCGCGCTGGAACTCGCGGCCGAGCTGGAAGGGTTGCTGGCGGACGAGCGGGCCCGCCTGGCGGCAGAACTGGCCGCGGCGGCCGCGGCTCCCGCGCCCGCGGACGAAGCGACGGAAGCCTGGCGCAACCGTGCCCGTGCGGCGGCTTCGCTGATGAGCATGGGGGAGGCGGAAACCCGCGAGCGCATCGACCAGCAGCTGCGCGACGCCGGATGGGAAGCCGACACCCGCGTCCTGCGGTACGGCGCGGGAACCCGGCCGGAGCGGGGCCGCAGCATCGCGATCGCCGAGTGGCCCACGGCCAGCGGACCGGCGGACTACGTCCTGTTTGACGGCCTCGTCGCGGTGGCGGCAGTGGAGGCCAAGCGGGCCGGCGTCAACGTACCCGGAGCGCTGGAGCAGGCCGCCCGGTACAGCCGCGACTACTCGCCGGGCGCCCATGCGCAGCCAGCGGGCGGTCCCTGGGACGGGCACCACATTCCGTTTCTGTTTGCCGCCAATGGGCGCGGGTACCTGGCCCAGGTTCAGGAGCGCAGCGGAGTGTGGTTCCGCGACGCGCGCCGGCGCACCAACCATCCCCGGGCCCTGGCGGGATGGTACAGCCCGGAGGGCCTGCGAAACCTGCTTGCGCAGGACGTCGCCGCCGCGGAAGAAGCTCTCCGTGCCACGGACCCGCACGGGCCCGACCTTCGTGAGTATCAGGTGCAGGCCATTCAGGCAGTGGAGGCCGCCCTGCTGCGGGGCGAGCGCCGCGTGATGGTGGCCATGGCGACCGGCACGGGCAAGACGCGGGTCGCCGTCATTCTGCTGCACCGCCTGCTGGAGTCGGGGCTGTTTCGCCGGGTGCTGTTCCTGGTGGACCGCAACACGCTCGGCGAGCAGGCGCACGGCGTGTTTTCGTCCGTCACCGTGGAGGGAACGTACACCTTCACCAGCGCCCACGAGGTCGCCCGGGTGGACCGCCCCGCGGATGAGGACACCGTGGTGGACATCGCCACGGTGCAGGGGATGGTGAAGCGGGTGCTGTACGCGGACGGTGGCGCCCCGCCGGTGGACGCGTACGACTGCGTGATCGTGGACGAGTGCCACCGCGGGTACACGCTGGACCGCGAGATGAGCGCGGCGGAGCTCCTGTTCCGCAGCGAGGACGACTACATCTCCAAGTACCGCCGCCTGATCGAGTACTTTGACGCGGTAAAGATCGGGCTCACCGCCACGCCCGCGCAGCACAGCACCGAGATCTTTGGCCGGCCCGTGTTTCAGTACAGCTACCGGCAGGCGGTGGTGGACGGCTACCTGGTGGACCACCGTCCGCCCACCCGCATTGTGACGGTGCTGGCGGAAGACGGCATCACTTGGGAGCGCGGCGAGGCGGTGCAGGCGCTGGATCCGTCCACGCAGGAGATCGAGGTGTTCGAGGCACCGGACGAGATCCGGATGGATGTGGAGAAGTTCAACAGCAGGGTTGTTGTCGAGGACTTCAATCGCGTGGTGTGTGACGAGCTGGCGCGGCACATCGACCCCGCCGCGCCGGGAAAGACGCTGGTCTTCTGCGTGAACGACGCGCACGCGGATCTGGTGGTGCGGCTGCTGAGGAGCGCCTTTGCCGAACGGTACGGCGACGTGCCGTACGACGCGGTGGCCAAGATCACCGGCGCGGCCGAGAACCCGTCCCAACTCGTCCGCCGCTTCCGCAACGAGCAGCAGCCCGTGGTGGCGGTGACGGTGGACCTGCTGACCACGGGGATCGACGTCCCCAAGATCGTGAACCTGGTGTTTCTGCGCCGCGTGCGCAGCCGCATTCTGTACGAGCAGATGCTGGGGCGCGCCACGCGGCTCATGAAGGATCTGGACGGGCACGGGCTGGTGAAGGAATCGTTCACCATCTACGACGCGGTGGACCTGTACGCCTCGCTTCAGGCCTACACCGACATGAAGCCGGTTCTGCCCAACCCTTCCATCGGCTTCGAGCAGCTGGCGGCGGAACTGGCCGAACTGGCGGACGATGACCTGCGGGCCGCGGTGCGCGACCAGATCGTGGCCAAGCTGCGGCGCGGCGGTGCCCGGCTGCAGGGCTCGCACGGCGACGACGTGGAGGCCCTGACGGGGTTGGACATCCGCCACCTGGCCGACCACCTTGCCGGGCTGGCTCCGGCGGAGGCGGCCGGCTTCATGGCCGCGCACCCCGGGCTTCCGGGACTGCTGGACGAGTTCCGCGCGGGAGGCGGGACGCGGCTGCTGGTTTCCGACCACCGCGACGAGGTGCGCCGCGTGGAGCACGGCTACGGAAACGGCCAGCGCCCGGCCGATTTTCTGGAAAGCTTCGCCGAATACCTGCGGACGCACCTGAACGAGATCCCGGCGCTGACGGTGGTGCTGCAGCGGCCGCGTGATCTTACCCGGCAGCAGTTGAAGGAACTGGCGCTGGAGCTGGGGCTGCGCGGCTTTACCGAGGCCAACCTGCGCACCGCGTGGCAGGACGCCACCAACCAGGACATCGCGGCCACCATTATCGGGTACGTGCGGCAGGCTGCCCTGCGCGAGCCGCTGGTGCCGTACGAAGAGCGGGTTGGCCGCGCGCTGCGCAAGATTCTGTCGTCCCGCGCGTGGCTCGCGCCGCAGCGCCAGTGGCTGGAACGCATCGGGCGGCAGATGGTGCTGGAAACGGTGGTGGACCGCGCGGCGCTGGATTCCGGGCTGTTCCTGGAGCAGGGCGGCGGCTTCGATCGCATCAACCGGTTTTTCTTTGACGGCCAGCTCGAAGAGGTGCGGGCCGAGCTTCACGACGAGGTCTGGCGCGCCAGCGCCTGA
- the thiS gene encoding sulfur carrier protein ThiS, which produces MESILIPIRLNGAPAQVPAGTLDVLLAHRGVAADATAAVAVAQNGSVVPRRQWSATAVQPGDEVEIVTALQGG; this is translated from the coding sequence ATGGAAAGCATCCTGATCCCCATCCGCCTGAACGGCGCGCCGGCCCAGGTTCCCGCCGGCACGCTGGACGTGCTGCTCGCGCACCGGGGCGTGGCCGCGGACGCCACGGCGGCCGTCGCCGTGGCGCAAAACGGCAGCGTGGTGCCGCGCCGGCAGTGGTCCGCCACCGCGGTGCAGCCGGGCGACGAGGTGGAGATCGTCACCGCGCTGCAGGGCGGGTGA